The following coding sequences are from one Acidobacteriota bacterium window:
- a CDS encoding hemolysin family protein, whose protein sequence is MTPLALFLLGCAMIYVGTVQAAFSALMRLSLRLMAERAGRSELLDHYLEDPPRLFIPARILLGLMLVLSAELFSLQIGLGTLRGISLVLFCLAAFVIVCEHLVPQLIARGNPQAVLEVLLPSFRWIETAVSPITALLLRVAERRERATASGETGERGDEGVDDGTAGREEEHDEAEERRLLRSIVDFGDLLVREVMTPRPDIVAIPAEATIDELRAFFREQEYSRIPVYQENLDNILGFAFVKDLIKRAGEPGLRTATDIMRPAYFVPETKRVPELLKEFQQQQVQSAIVVDEYGGTAGLVSLEDLLEEIVGEIRDEYDVETEPIVDEGGGSFVFSGKVGVGDLAERLGIDVAGAGFETVGGFLLSHLGRVPGVGESLEIDGLTVEVLEAERRRVHRVRVRRTQPAVPADV, encoded by the coding sequence ATGACGCCGCTGGCGCTCTTCCTGCTCGGTTGCGCCATGATCTACGTGGGGACGGTGCAGGCGGCCTTCAGCGCCCTGATGCGCCTGTCGTTGCGCCTGATGGCCGAACGGGCGGGGCGGAGCGAGCTGCTCGATCACTATCTCGAGGACCCGCCGCGCCTCTTCATTCCGGCTCGGATCCTCCTTGGCCTGATGCTCGTGCTCTCGGCCGAGCTGTTCTCGCTCCAGATCGGCCTCGGCACGCTGCGCGGCATCAGCCTGGTGCTGTTCTGCCTCGCGGCCTTCGTCATCGTCTGCGAGCACCTCGTGCCGCAGCTGATTGCGAGGGGCAACCCGCAGGCGGTGCTCGAAGTGTTGCTGCCGTCGTTTCGCTGGATCGAGACGGCCGTCTCGCCGATCACCGCCCTGCTGCTGCGCGTCGCCGAACGGCGCGAGCGCGCCACCGCGTCCGGTGAGACGGGTGAGCGGGGTGACGAAGGCGTCGACGACGGCACGGCGGGACGCGAGGAGGAGCACGACGAAGCCGAGGAGCGGCGCCTGCTTCGTTCGATCGTCGATTTCGGCGACCTGCTCGTGCGCGAGGTCATGACGCCCCGTCCCGACATCGTGGCCATTCCGGCGGAGGCGACGATCGACGAGCTTCGGGCCTTCTTCCGCGAGCAGGAGTACTCGCGCATTCCCGTCTATCAGGAGAACCTCGACAACATCCTGGGCTTCGCGTTCGTCAAGGACCTGATCAAGCGGGCGGGCGAGCCCGGACTGCGCACGGCCACCGACATCATGCGGCCGGCCTACTTCGTGCCCGAGACCAAGCGCGTACCCGAACTGCTCAAGGAGTTCCAGCAGCAGCAGGTGCAGTCGGCGATCGTCGTCGACGAGTACGGGGGCACGGCCGGCCTCGTCAGCCTCGAGGACCTGCTGGAGGAGATCGTCGGCGAGATCCGCGACGAGTACGACGTCGAGACCGAGCCGATCGTCGACGAGGGGGGCGGGTCGTTCGTCTTCAGTGGGAAGGTCGGCGTCGGCGACCTCGCAGAACGCCTCGGCATCGACGTGGCCGGGGCGGGCTTCGAGACCGTCGGCGGGTTCCTGCTCAGTCATCTCGGCCGGGTCCCCGGCGTCGGCGAGTCGCTGGAGATCGACGGGTTGACCGTCGAGGTCCTCGAGGCCGAGCGCCGCCGGGTGCACCGGGTTCGCGTCAGGAGGACCCAGCCGGCCGTGCCCGCCGACGTGTGA
- the ybeY gene encoding rRNA maturation RNase YbeY, producing MTADDPDSRPAPAARVSRSRSRRHAPRLAVAVVDGRGRPAVAPGLARWLVRVAPARLSGEVTVALVSDRRVRALNATYRGVDSATDVLSFPSDTPGWLGDVVIASGVAARQARNAGHSLATELRVLALHGLLHLAGYDHERADDRGRMARAERRLRARGGLREGLIERGGRR from the coding sequence ATGACCGCCGACGACCCCGACTCCCGTCCGGCACCGGCGGCGCGCGTGTCGCGCTCGCGGTCGCGGCGCCACGCCCCGCGTCTTGCCGTCGCGGTGGTCGATGGGCGCGGCCGTCCGGCCGTGGCACCCGGCCTCGCCCGTTGGCTCGTGCGCGTCGCTCCCGCGCGTCTCTCCGGCGAGGTGACCGTCGCGCTCGTCAGCGACCGGCGCGTGCGGGCCCTCAACGCGACTTACCGCGGCGTCGATTCCGCCACCGACGTGCTCTCGTTCCCCTCCGACACGCCCGGCTGGCTCGGCGACGTCGTCATCGCCTCGGGGGTGGCCGCCAGGCAGGCGCGGAACGCCGGACACTCTCTCGCCACGGAGCTCCGCGTGCTCGCGCTCCACGGGCTCCTGCACCTCGCGGGGTACGATCATGAGCGCGCGGACGATCGAGGCCGAATGGCCCGCGCGGAGCGTCGGTTGCGCGCCAGGGGCGGCCTGCGCGAAGGGCTCATCGAGCGCGGAGGGCGACGATGA